The Micropterus dolomieu isolate WLL.071019.BEF.003 ecotype Adirondacks linkage group LG11, ASM2129224v1, whole genome shotgun sequence genomic interval GAAGATGAAATGCACAAATACATACTGAGAGAGAAATAGGAGAGATGTGAAcacatttgtatattttaaagaAGTATGAACCATAATTCAACTCACCACGTGACAGTGTTCCTGGTTCCTCATTCACAGTTgctttaacattaaaaatgtgttagtCCACTTTTATAACACGATCTAAAATCCTTCTGTTCTATCAGCTCTTACTGTGACATGACAAAGTGTGAAAATGTGCTTGAGGAGAACATAACAATGACAGCTGATTCTCTGTTTCACAATCACCTCGTCGgaagtgtgtgtgaaaaatgcTTCCTGCATCTAAACTGGAAGTagtctctgtttttttttgtgacataAACAATCATATCTTTTTACAGCTGGAGGAACGAGTCTAGGTAGTCTAAATTTCTGTGCAGCttcaacaaagacaaacaacgCTGAAAGTTGCCCCATACTTTGATTCCAGCTAATGCTACAAAAAGGCCAGCTAGCACCCACAGTTTAGTTTTATGTTCAGTTGAAATGTGACAGAATAATGCAGacacagcaaagtcactatacattcataaaaataaatccaaagcACGATCGTGGCACCATGTAGCTCTAATCAATCATCAaactaaatatgtaaaatataatatgtAGATTGATGCTAGTGCATGCATTTCTGTCAAAcgattaaaaaatgtttcctgCCTATATCATTAACATTCAAACTAGAAGATATGAAACCATATTGATCCCTCCACCTTCATTAATTTAAATggagtggacaaaatattagaaacacctgtaTAGCACAATACAATTAAATATCACTACTTTCAGTCTCCACAAGGTtattgaatcaacacctctaagaaaaactgaacattacaaCCGTCACAAAGGTAGGGCTGTTGTATAACACAATAAGAGAGAATAGTGGAACTTCTGTGAGGTGGTATATAATTGCAACAAGGAATTTTTCCTCTGAACATTACTAGCACTTCTGCTTTCTGTTTATACAGTAATTATAGATCTTTTATCTCAAGCTGGTCTTAGCAGGAAATGCATGCAGTAGGTGACACTTTTACCATTAGGAATGTCTCTGCTCCATTTAAGTGTCTTAAgtgttttttagtttgttttttttttacagcagacattttgacttgtcattgCAGGTGTGATTAACAACCACAGATCATAACTTGTATCAGCAACTTTTCTCAGTGAGCAGACGTACACAGGGCCTACTATTATTATCCTGCTATCTCTTGGCAAAACTAATTTGAATGCCACACTCATTAAATTAACATGTCATTTTTCTGTTATGACATGTCATATCAAATGTCCGCTATGAAAAAAGGTCTGTTAAGTCTTGTATTTCTCTCATATGTCCCCCTCCATTCAAAGACGTGTTTTGCTAATTGTtacttcactgtgcagaatgctGTATGTGCAAAGTTTGACACATTTATCTGCTAAAAGAGGAACGTTTCTCTGTGCTTACGTCAAATCTGAGTTTAGGGTTACATTTCTTATGAGCATGACTGCGGGATATCACAACTAGTTTGGAAACCAATCATGGTTCAATATGCAACTTACACAAGGGTGATGTGGAAACGAGAAAACCTCAGAGCACACACACTGGGAATGGACGTTTCAATGAAGTAGACACCTTGCATTCAACACTTAaacttttgaaattaaaaatatgagAATATTCAAAGTTTCCGGACTTTTCAATGAGGGGGAAGAAGGCTAGTAGATGCAATGTAAAAAACAAGTTAAGTTAACTTTTTTTGTCTAAAAAAAACTTATAGGACACAAATGATCATTTAGaaacaaactatttctttaGGCCTATGTCTAAAAAACATGAATGGGGATCTTAACCTTTTCATGCATGGTGTCCACATCTGTGGGCAGTTAACTCCATTTTATGATAATATATCATGGTTATGTTCTCCGAGCCACTTGAGGACAGTGTCAGATGATTGATAACAATATTGTAAAAGTGGTTCCCATCTTGTATTCCAAATATTCATTGCTTGATGACCCCATCAATCCAAGACTAGTAGTGATGGCCATTTGCTAAATGCCTCAGGCAGATCTGTACAAAACTTTTAAAGAGATCAATCgaggtaaaaacaaaatagccCTAGTATTATGTACAGTAAAGTATGACTGACGTTTTTATAAACGTTTTATAaactaaaatgtagtttttatgcaCCAAATATCAGCTGTCCATGTATGTGGACGTCATGCAGTGGAGTCAGATAGCATTAAGTCATTAAGTCTGATTTCTGTAACCTGCTAGTATATCTATTCCACTTTTTTAAGGTGATAAATTGTATTATAATaacacttttaataaatataagaacataaataacaatgcaTAGTGGATATTAAAGCATTAAATGGCAACATATGACGGCTTTGCAGGTTTTCACATGAAATAAGAATAAGTAGCCCTATTGTACTCAGTTTAAACTAGAACTATGTAATTGTTACATCTGGGATGTTGATATGTTATTACCGAGATGATTCACTATGAAGTTAGATAAGGATCAAATTATGCTACTGGGTTTCCGCAAACATGTCACTACAGTTATAAATACTACAGTAAGTGTTTTTCCTCtgaaatatgtgtttttatgtaaagcacacCGAATTGCACATGTGTATGAAATGCACTCTATAAATAGATTTGTCTTGCCTTTTAGTTTTCAATAATAGcttaaatacatacaataacatgacataaaaaacataGGCCTAATAGCTATTCCATATTGTCAGGTGTGGCATTTTACACCTTTGTTGCATTGTGACCACATACCTGGACAGTTAaacaatctaaaaataaaattttggtccaaaatatataaaaataaataataacaataaaataaacaaatggatTTCCATTTTAGCACAATGTTGAGTGATAAAAACAGgctattctttaaaaaaatctagGTAGGcctaatgtttttaataatttatgcAAGAAATGTTAATGGAAAGTTGGAAAGCAGGAGCCTTTTTTATTATGCTTCTATTAGGCTTTTAGTATCATTCCATATCAATTGTCGGCCATATCTCACAGGTAACGTCGGCAGAGAAGCAGAATTTATCATGTGAACTCTTAAGGAGTTGATAACTGTGCATCCCAAACCTGATCTGGACTTGAGGCAGCAGCAGTCCATTGTTTGCTCCTCTATGCAACTTGGTTCACGGGAACCAGGCCGGAGTGGGCGCTCTAAATGTTCTGCTCCTCTCAGACCTCTAACGATCTCATTTCTATGCCTCTCTTCAGTCAATAAAACTGAACCGCCTCCTCGGCAGTTGCCACGGAGAGCCGATCCCGATCCATTCCCTGTTGTCTCGTCCGCGTTTCCCTGACAACGTCTACACAAATCCAGGAAAACATCCGGAAAAGACCCTCTGGTCGTCCCTTGGATCTTCCGTACGTGGAATAACTGCAGGATTTGGTTATTACTGGACAATAGCttatattttctaaaaacatgACGACTTCTCCCCTTCCTGTCTTGGATAACAGCGACCCTCGTCTAAAACTGACGGTggagaacagaaaaagaaatatttttgtaACACAGTCGGAAGACACCAGGTTTGCCAGTGCTTTTATTAGCCTATATAAACTTCCATTCTCTTTAAAACCCTTTTATGAACGTTTCTATTGAATAGCGTTGTTATTACAAAATCTATTTTCTCCTCAGACataaaaagcaggaaaatgtcAACTACATACCTGTTGTAACAGAGGTAAGTAAAAAGGATTTGTTTTCAACCTGTggaattaagaaataaaatttataaatacagaaaattaaatttttgttgCCTGTGATGATGACTCACTTTGTAGGATCTTTTAGTGCATGAAAAGCCTTTGTGTTTATGCAGCTAATTGTATTTTTCACATGTGCAGACTTCAAGCAGAGTCCTTGAAGCAGGAGTGAACACTTTGCAAAAGACTCTGGTTCTGAAGAAACAGGCTGAGTTGGATGAGGTGGACAAGCAACTCGCATTCAAACAGCAAGAGTTTAAGAGCTGCTTGGAGGCTCTAGCTCAGAGAAGGTctcaacaggaaaaaaaacaacagcaggtGACTTGAAACCACCCAAAATTACAACACAAGAATGAGGGAGTGGATTTCTGTCACTGGCAGCATCCTAAAACAGTTTTCCTTTGGGGTTTGTTTACCCAGACTAAAGAGAGGGCGATTAAATTTGAGAAGTTTGTGGCTGAAAATGAAGTGAAGCGACGCCGAGCGCTGAAGAAGTATGAGGCTGCACGGGAGCAGAACATATCgaagcagagagagatagaaGATCTGACAGAACAGCTGAAACAACTCAGGGCCAGGTAACAACTTTAAACCAAAGCCTTCATATGGTAATACTGAATGTCACATTTGACCTCAGATTTACCATGTCTCAACTCACAGACAGCATGTTTTAAAGGAGAGAATGGCAAAATACAAAATCTATGAGGACTACTTGATGAAAACACTGGATTATCTCCCCAGCAGTAAGTTCAGAACTGACATGTGTTGCATTTCATGAGTGACACCTTTACATCTACCTGTTCTGCTCATCCTTATGAGTTATTTACACACTGGCTGTAAGATGGACCAAACTgcacaatctttttttttttccccagtttaCCTTGATAATGGGTCTGAATCTTTGGTTATGCCCATTATTCGGCGCCATGAGACCCTGTCCATCACCCACCAGGAGCTGCTGCAGCGATTGGGGCGTCTGGAGGATGAGGTGGAGCAGGGCCAGCGACTACTGCAGACCATGAAGCAGGAACACAGCATTAAAAAATTGGTCAGACACAGATATTCACTGCAGTTTTTCTTAATTACCAGTGCTTGAAGGAACAACGTATTcaagtttttgtgtgtgtcgcAGTTGATCAGTAAGGAACTGTCTGAACTCCAGAGTGAGTTGGAAACCCTCAAAGAGAAGAACAAGCAGACAGAGGTTAACCTGCTGATGGAGCAAGGCCTGTCCAGAGTGAAGGTGTGCCTTCAAGATTATGAGTTGGCAATGACCCTTAGCGTATTTGCAGATAGGAGTTTTGATATATACTTATCACTCAGGTTGAAGAAGTGGGAACTTTGCTTGTGGCCATCAACAGCCTTGCAGAGCAGTGTTATCTACCAGCATATGGACCTCTGGAAAACATGAACATACTGACA includes:
- the si:ch1073-416d2.4 gene encoding coiled-coil domain-containing protein 42 like-2, whose translation is MTTSPLPVLDNSDPRLKLTVENRKRNIFVTQSEDTRHKKQENVNYIPVVTETSSRVLEAGVNTLQKTLVLKKQAELDEVDKQLAFKQQEFKSCLEALAQRRSQQEKKQQQTKERAIKFEKFVAENEVKRRRALKKYEAAREQNISKQREIEDLTEQLKQLRARQHVLKERMAKYKIYEDYLMKTLDYLPSIYLDNGSESLVMPIIRRHETLSITHQELLQRLGRLEDEVEQGQRLLQTMKQEHSIKKLLISKELSELQSELETLKEKNKQTEVNLLMEQGLSRVKVEEVGTLLVAINSLAEQCYLPAYGPLENMNILTMMDMVKEYIVDKADTEKRARRLMESGSAMTSRTALTDKKERGSVKSIGSKIQIKSKVSRKSETMS